A genome region from Pseudomonas sp. S06B 330 includes the following:
- a CDS encoding phasin family protein — MAGKKNSDKESSSWVGGIEKYSRKIWLAGLGIYSKIDQDGNKLFESLVKDGEKAEKQAKGSVDAAKASAKSATSRVGDVKDRALGKWSELEEAFDKRLNSAISRLGVPSRNEVKALHQQVDTLTKQIEKLTGASVKSVSSKPAATKAAAKPLAKAAPKAAAKPAAKPSAKTAAAKPAAKPAAKPAAAKTAAAKPAAAKKPAVKKAPAKPAAAKPAAPAVSAAPAPSAAPAVTSAPTAAAPSAPSASVSPLNPS, encoded by the coding sequence ATGGCTGGCAAGAAGAATAGCGATAAAGAAAGCAGCTCCTGGGTCGGGGGGATCGAGAAGTATTCCCGCAAGATCTGGCTGGCGGGGCTGGGTATCTACTCCAAGATCGATCAGGACGGCAACAAGCTGTTCGAATCCCTGGTCAAGGATGGTGAGAAAGCTGAAAAACAGGCCAAGGGCTCCGTTGACGCGGCCAAGGCTTCAGCCAAATCGGCCACCTCGCGCGTGGGTGATGTGAAAGACCGTGCACTGGGCAAATGGAGCGAGCTCGAAGAGGCTTTCGACAAGCGCCTGAACAGTGCCATTTCGCGTCTGGGCGTGCCGAGCCGCAATGAAGTCAAGGCGCTGCATCAGCAGGTTGATACCTTGACCAAGCAGATCGAGAAATTGACCGGTGCATCGGTCAAGTCGGTCTCGAGCAAGCCGGCTGCGACCAAAGCTGCGGCCAAACCGTTGGCCAAGGCTGCACCGAAAGCGGCAGCTAAACCTGCAGCCAAGCCATCGGCGAAAACCGCGGCGGCTAAACCAGCAGCCAAGCCAGCTGCTAAGCCTGCGGCTGCGAAAACTGCAGCAGCCAAGCCGGCCGCGGCGAAAAAACCGGCGGTGAAAAAAGCCCCGGCCAAGCCTGCAGCTGCCAAACCGGCAGCACCGGCTGTCAGCGCAGCACCGGCGCCAAGTGCAGCTCCTGCTGTCACCTCGGCACCGACTGCAGCGGCACCATCAGCGCCATCAGCATCGGTGAGCCCGCTGAATCCGTCCTGA
- a CDS encoding phasin family protein, with translation MAKVILKKKDDAQGTQGEVRGYARKIWLAGLGAYARVGQEGADYLKELVKAGETVEKRGKKRIDHELDAANSQIDSVKGEITNVKGKVEVQLDKIEKAFDTRVASALNRIGIPSKHDVEALSAKLDELTALLERVARKQ, from the coding sequence ATGGCCAAAGTGATTTTGAAGAAGAAAGATGACGCCCAGGGTACGCAGGGTGAGGTGCGCGGCTACGCGCGCAAAATTTGGCTGGCAGGCCTGGGCGCTTATGCCCGGGTGGGTCAGGAAGGTGCTGACTACCTGAAAGAGCTGGTCAAGGCCGGTGAAACCGTGGAGAAGCGTGGCAAGAAACGCATCGACCACGAGCTTGATGCCGCCAACAGCCAGATCGATTCGGTCAAGGGTGAGATCACTAACGTCAAGGGCAAGGTCGAAGTTCAACTCGATAAAATCGAAAAGGCTTTCGACACACGGGTCGCCAGCGCCTTGAATCGCATCGGCATTCCGTCTAAACATGACGTGGAGGCACTCTCTGCCAAGCTCGATGAGCTGACGGCATTGCTTGAACGTGTCGCACGTAAACAATAA
- a CDS encoding TetR/AcrR family transcriptional regulator, protein MKTRDRILECALQLFNQQGEPNVSTLEIANEMGISPGNLYYHFHGKEPLVLGLFERFEDELTPLLDPPLEVRLEAEDYWLFLHLIVERMAQYRFLFQDLSNLTGRLPKLARGMRNLLNALKRTLAALLASLKAQGQVTSDTRALGQLVEQITLTLLFSLDYQRVLAREGEVGVVVYQVMMLVAPHLETGSRHAAEQLALRYLDG, encoded by the coding sequence ATGAAAACCCGCGACCGAATTCTCGAGTGTGCCCTGCAGCTGTTCAACCAGCAGGGCGAACCGAATGTCTCAACCCTGGAGATCGCCAATGAAATGGGGATCAGCCCGGGCAACCTGTACTACCACTTCCACGGCAAGGAGCCGCTGGTGTTGGGTTTGTTCGAACGCTTTGAGGATGAGCTTACCCCTCTGCTCGACCCGCCCCTGGAAGTACGCCTGGAGGCCGAGGATTACTGGCTGTTCCTGCACCTGATCGTCGAACGCATGGCCCAGTACCGCTTCCTCTTCCAGGACCTGTCGAACCTGACCGGGCGCCTGCCGAAACTGGCGCGCGGCATGCGCAACCTGCTCAATGCCCTCAAGCGCACCCTGGCCGCCCTGCTCGCCAGCCTCAAGGCCCAAGGTCAGGTGACCAGCGATACGCGGGCGCTGGGGCAGCTGGTTGAGCAGATTACCCTGACCCTGTTGTTCTCACTGGATTACCAACGGGTTTTGGCGCGCGAAGGTGAAGTCGGCGTAGTGGTGTATCAGGTGATGATGCTGGTCGCGCCGCACTTGGAAACCGGCTCGCGGCATGCGGCTGAACAGTTGGCCTTGCGCTATCTGGATGGCTGA
- the ubiE gene encoding bifunctional demethylmenaquinone methyltransferase/2-methoxy-6-polyprenyl-1,4-benzoquinol methylase UbiE gives MNDQRKGDHAEPTTHFGYQNVPESQKAEKVAEVFHSVAAKYDLMNDVLSGGMHRLWKRFTIELSGVRSGNRVLDIAGGTGDLAAKFSQLVGPTGQVVLADINESMLKVGRDRLLDRGVAGNIEFVQADAEKLPFPDNHFDCVTIAFGLRNVTHKDDAIRSMLRVLKPGGRLLVLEFSKPTNTFMSKVYDAYSFAFMPLAGKLITNDSESYRYLAESIRMHPDQETLKAMMVEAGFDRVTYHNMTSGIVALHRGIKP, from the coding sequence ATGAACGATCAGCGCAAAGGCGACCACGCCGAACCCACCACCCATTTCGGCTACCAGAACGTGCCGGAAAGCCAGAAAGCAGAGAAAGTTGCTGAGGTTTTCCATTCGGTAGCGGCCAAATACGACTTGATGAACGACGTGCTTTCCGGCGGCATGCACCGCCTGTGGAAGCGCTTCACCATCGAACTGTCCGGTGTGCGCAGCGGCAACCGGGTCCTGGATATCGCCGGCGGCACCGGTGACCTGGCGGCCAAGTTCTCGCAACTGGTTGGCCCGACCGGCCAAGTCGTACTGGCGGACATCAACGAGTCGATGCTCAAAGTCGGTCGCGACCGCCTGCTCGACCGAGGTGTGGCCGGCAACATCGAATTCGTCCAGGCCGACGCTGAAAAGCTGCCGTTCCCGGACAACCACTTCGACTGCGTGACCATCGCCTTCGGTCTGCGTAACGTCACCCACAAGGACGACGCCATCCGCTCGATGCTGCGGGTGCTCAAGCCCGGTGGCCGTCTGCTGGTGCTGGAGTTCTCCAAGCCGACCAACACCTTCATGTCCAAGGTCTACGACGCCTACTCGTTCGCCTTCATGCCGTTGGCTGGCAAGCTGATCACCAACGACTCGGAAAGCTACCGCTACCTGGCCGAGTCGATCCGCATGCACCCTGACCAGGAAACCCTCAAGGCGATGATGGTCGAGGCCGGTTTCGACCGCGTCACTTACCACAACATGACCAGCGGCATCGTTGCCCTGCACCGGGGTATCAAGCCCTGA
- a CDS encoding ubiquinone biosynthesis accessory factor UbiJ translates to MLLAGLLASVEHGLNRVLRLDSTALPRLRSLDGKVIAIDCRQPALQLFILPSEEGLMLASHWAVEADCTLRAPASSLVRLALSQDKSAVLHSPQVELEGDSAVLLDLVAVLQDLELDWEYEVSRWLGPVATQLLSGHLRSRASWTRQGLANLNQNLSEYLAEEARTLVGQREAEARFSELDTLKVDIERLEARIERLARSLDTSDNA, encoded by the coding sequence ATGCTCCTGGCCGGCCTCCTTGCCAGCGTCGAGCACGGCCTGAACCGTGTCCTGCGCCTGGACAGCACCGCACTGCCGCGCTTGCGCTCGCTCGATGGCAAGGTGATTGCCATCGACTGCCGCCAGCCGGCCCTGCAACTGTTCATCCTGCCCAGTGAAGAAGGGCTGATGCTCGCCTCGCATTGGGCAGTGGAGGCCGACTGCACCCTGCGCGCCCCGGCCAGCAGCCTGGTGCGCCTGGCCCTTAGCCAGGACAAGAGCGCGGTACTGCACAGCCCGCAGGTCGAGCTCGAAGGCGACAGCGCTGTGCTGCTGGACCTGGTCGCGGTGCTACAGGACCTCGAGCTTGACTGGGAATACGAAGTCTCGCGCTGGCTTGGTCCCGTGGCCACACAGTTGCTCAGCGGCCACTTGCGCAGCCGCGCCAGCTGGACTCGCCAAGGCCTGGCCAATCTCAATCAGAACCTCTCCGAGTACCTGGCCGAAGAAGCCCGCACCTTGGTTGGTCAACGCGAAGCCGAGGCCCGTTTCAGCGAACTCGACACACTCAAAGTCGATATCGAACGCCTTGAGGCGCGCATTGAGCGCCTTGCCCGATCCCTTGATACCAGCGATAACGCATGA
- the phaC gene encoding class II poly(R)-hydroxyalkanoic acid synthase, which produces MKDKLAKGSVPVPTSHMNVQNAITGLRGRDLLSTLRNVSRHSLRHPLHTAKHMLALGGQLGRVLLGDTPHQPHARDNRFKDPAWNLNPFYSRGLQAYLAWQKQTRQWIDESQLEADDRARAHFVFALLSDAMSPSNSLLNPAAVKELFNSGGLSLARGLNHLVDDLRHNDGLPRQVNPEAFEVGRNLATTPGAVVFRNELLELIQYKPMSETQYARPVLVVPPQINKFYIFDLSPANSFVQYMLKNGLQTFMISWRNPDRRHREWGLSSYVEALEEAMNVCRAITGSREVNLMGACAGGLTMAALQGHLQAKRQLRRISSATYLVSLLDSQIDSPASLFADEQTLEAAKRRSYQQGVLDGREIAKVFAWMRPNDLIWNYFVNNYLLGKAPPAFDILYWNNDNTRLPAALHGDLLDFFKHNPLTHAAGLEVCGTPIDLQKVNVDSFSVAGSNDHITPWDAVYRSTLLLGGDKRFILANSGHVQSILNPPGNPKAHYVDNPRLSSDPRAWFYDAKQVDGSWWPQWLDWIQARSGAQRETLMALGNQNYPPMDPAPGTYVQAR; this is translated from the coding sequence ATGAAAGACAAGCTCGCAAAGGGGTCGGTACCGGTCCCCACCTCACATATGAATGTGCAGAATGCGATCACCGGCCTGCGCGGCCGTGACCTACTTTCCACCTTACGCAATGTCAGCCGCCACAGCCTGCGTCACCCGCTTCACACCGCCAAACACATGCTCGCCCTGGGCGGCCAGTTGGGGCGCGTGCTGCTCGGTGACACCCCGCACCAGCCCCATGCCCGCGACAATCGCTTCAAGGACCCTGCGTGGAACCTCAATCCGTTTTACAGCCGCGGGCTCCAGGCTTATCTGGCGTGGCAGAAGCAAACCCGCCAATGGATCGATGAAAGCCAGCTGGAGGCCGATGACCGCGCCCGCGCGCACTTTGTCTTTGCCCTGCTCAGCGATGCCATGTCACCGAGCAATTCGCTCCTCAACCCGGCAGCCGTCAAAGAGCTGTTCAACTCCGGCGGCCTGAGCCTGGCGCGAGGCTTGAATCACCTGGTCGATGACTTGCGCCACAACGACGGCTTGCCGCGCCAGGTCAATCCCGAGGCGTTCGAGGTCGGTCGTAACCTGGCCACTACCCCAGGTGCCGTTGTCTTTCGCAACGAATTGCTGGAATTGATCCAGTACAAGCCGATGAGCGAAACCCAGTACGCCCGGCCGGTGCTGGTGGTACCGCCGCAGATCAACAAGTTCTACATCTTCGACCTGAGCCCGGCCAACAGCTTCGTTCAATACATGCTCAAAAATGGTCTGCAGACCTTCATGATCAGCTGGCGCAACCCCGACCGGCGTCATCGTGAATGGGGCCTGTCGAGTTATGTCGAAGCACTGGAAGAAGCCATGAATGTCTGCCGGGCAATCACCGGCAGCCGCGAAGTCAACCTGATGGGGGCCTGCGCCGGCGGCCTGACCATGGCCGCCTTGCAAGGCCACCTGCAGGCCAAACGACAATTGCGTCGAATCAGCAGTGCCACCTACTTGGTCAGCCTGCTCGACAGCCAGATCGATAGTCCGGCCAGCCTGTTCGCCGATGAACAGACCCTGGAGGCCGCCAAGCGTCGCTCCTATCAACAAGGCGTGCTCGACGGCCGGGAGATCGCCAAGGTCTTCGCCTGGATGCGCCCGAATGATCTGATTTGGAATTACTTCGTCAATAACTACCTGCTCGGCAAGGCACCACCGGCTTTCGATATTCTCTACTGGAACAACGACAACACCCGCCTGCCGGCTGCCCTGCACGGCGATCTGTTGGACTTCTTCAAGCACAACCCGCTGACCCATGCCGCTGGCCTTGAAGTGTGTGGTACCCCGATCGACCTGCAGAAGGTCAACGTTGACAGCTTCAGCGTGGCCGGCAGCAATGATCACATTACGCCCTGGGATGCGGTGTACCGCTCGACCCTGCTGCTGGGCGGCGACAAACGCTTCATTCTGGCTAATAGCGGCCATGTACAAAGCATCCTCAACCCACCCGGTAATCCCAAGGCGCACTACGTTGACAACCCGCGCCTGAGCAGCGACCCACGGGCCTGGTTCTACGATGCCAAACAGGTGGACGGCAGTTGGTGGCCACAGTGGCTTGATTGGATTCAGGCGCGCTCAGGTGCCCAGCGCGAAACCCTGATGGCCCTGGGTAACCAAAATTACCCTCCCATGGACCCCGCGCCCGGTACTTACGTCCAGGCGCGCTGA
- a CDS encoding polyhydroxyalkanoic acid system family protein: MTQISVERKHSLGREAAREKAQALVDKLAREYDLTARWNGDRVEVKRSGANGSVQIGEDTIKVELKLGMMLSMMSGTIKSEIERALDKALA; the protein is encoded by the coding sequence ATGACCCAGATCAGCGTTGAGCGCAAACACAGCCTGGGCCGCGAAGCGGCTCGGGAAAAGGCCCAAGCCCTGGTCGACAAGCTGGCCCGCGAGTACGACCTTACCGCCCGATGGAATGGCGACCGGGTCGAGGTCAAACGCAGCGGTGCCAATGGCAGCGTGCAGATCGGTGAAGACACCATCAAGGTCGAGCTGAAGCTGGGCATGATGCTGTCGATGATGAGCGGGACGATCAAGAGTGAAATCGAGCGGGCTTTGGACAAAGCCTTGGCATGA